The sequence CTCCCGTTCTTCCTGCTCAAGCGCACCGAATGGGACAAGTTCCCCGGGGCATACTACACCGTCGGCGTGGACACCCTGCTCCCGGATGGCCGTAGTCTGCAATTGGGCAGCATTCACCATTACCGTGAGAACTTCTCTCGACCGTTCGGCATCACCTACGAGGATAAGGAGGGCAACCGCCAATTCGTCCATCAGACCACCTTTGGAATGTCCGAGCGATTGGTCGGCGCCGTCGTGGCCGTGCATGGTGACGACAAGGGCCTGGTGCTCCCGCCGGACATCTCCCCCTTCCAAGTGGTGATCGTCCCCATTCTCGCCAAAGGCAAGGTGGACGAGGTGGCTGCGGAATGTCAAAAGCTGAGGCAGGAGCTTATGGCAGCTGGCATACGCGTGAAACTGGATGACAGCGATGAGAGGCCAGGCAGTAAGTTCCACAATTGGGAGATCCGCGGTGTACCGCTACGTCTGGAAATGGGCATGCGCGACATAGAAGGCGGAAAGGTCAGTTATGCCCGACGGGACACTGGCGGCAAAGGCACCCTGGACCGCGCGGACGTGGTGGACCACGTACGTGAAATGCTCATCACCATCTCTCGCGAATTGAGAGAGAAGGCCGTGGCCGCTTCGAACAATGCGGTGCAGGAACTGGAATCGTTGGAGAACATACCGGAGAAGGTGGTGCGTTTCGGATGGTGCGGCACGGAAGAGTGCGGTCGTACCTTCGAGGAACGTAGCGGTCTGAAGCTGCTCGGGACCCCCTATCATAAAGAGGAATACCTGGGAAAATGCCTGATCTGCGGCAAGCCGGTCGACCGGCCTACCTACGCCTCCCGCTCCATGTGATTCAGAGCAAGGCAGCTATGGGTATCATTATCAGCAGCACGATGGTGGTTATCAGACCCAGGTCCATGTTCCATCCTTCGCGTCCACCTACCAATGCTTGGGTATAATTGAGCAATGCGCCTAACAGCGCCAGTTGAAGCCCGCCTACCACCAACCACATGATGCCGAGGGTGTGTCCGTCCAGGGTTATGGATGTCGCTACGACCAAGGCGATGAGACCGATCACTCCGATGGCCAGGCTTACCGCCAGACCGGCCCAGTCCACGATCTTTATCGTCTTCTCTGATTCCCCTTCCCTTCGACGGTTGAATATCATCATCTCGAAGATGCCCAATGCGATCAGGATGATGCCTATGAGGATCATGAACTCCGATCCCACGTGCATTTCCCCGTGGATGTTCAGATTGCCACGAAGACCGAATATGACCGCTCCTTCGGTTATCACCAGGCATGCGGCGAACATTCCTAGCCACTCCAGCCAGGCCATCCTACGGTTGGCCAACGGTTCGTAGTAGAGGAAAACGAAGGCGAGAATGCCCAATAGGAACATCTCAGAAGCGACCAGCACCACCCACTGCTTGCCTATTTCACCAACATCCCCCACGATCGCCGGGGCGGCTATGAGCAGAAAGATCAGGGATATTATCAGTACGGCCACAGCTGCCGATAGCTGCACCTTTTTCAAGATGTTTTCACTGACCTTCCCCTGCCATTGAGGGAACAACGGAACAAAAAGCAACATTCCCAGAACGAAGAACACCACGCCCAGGACCATGACCAACATTTGGTCGAGCACCAGGACGTCCACGAACTCCACCCTTCGAGATAGGACCATCAAGGCCGCCCCCTCGATGGCGATCAATAGACCCATGAGGTATGGCACGAACCAACTGCCTAATTTTTTCAAACGCTTTCCCTCTGGACAATATTCGATGTGTCCAGATATAATAGTTGCGTAGCGGGCTCACTTCTTGAACCGGGTCAGAAGGTACCCTAGAACACCAAAACCGAGAAGGACGACGAAAATGGCGTACACGCCCATGTTCTCCGGGGAAAAAAGATTCCAACTTCCATAGACGATCCCCCATACCCAATAGAAGACCACCGCTGTCACTATAAGCAGCAGAGAGAATATCTTGATAGGTCCTTTAGGATAGGCAAGCTCGGCCATCGGGCGTCAAACGTGGTCGCTCTATTAAAATCTTGTTCCGCCGGACATTCTAATATATCCCTGGCCCCAATAGCTCTGGCGTGGGCAACCGGGGCGAAGAGCGGTCACTGGGGACGATCCTCTATTCTCTACGAGACCGGGTGCCGTTCTTTCATTTCTTTCGTGGACTGCGGCCGCCCTGGCAGCGTCCCATCAAATTAATTATACCGTTCCTGACCCTCATCGTCTTCGTACTTCTACCGCTGGACCTCGATCGCAAGGTGCAGGACGCCCTGGGCATCTTCCTGTGCATTGCTATCATGTGGACCTTCGAGTCCCTACCGCTGCCGGCGACGGCATTGCTGGTACCAGTACT comes from Methanomassiliicoccales archaeon and encodes:
- the proS gene encoding proline--tRNA ligase; the protein is MRKQEDFSEWYNEVVELANLTDKRYPIKGMNIWTPYGWKIMRFIDTYIREECDVTGHDEVCFPLLIPETEFNKEKDHIKGFDAEVYWVTHAGLNELDVRLLLRPTSETAMYPIFALWVRSHTDLPLKTYQLVNTFRYETKQTRAFIRVREIHFFESHTCHVDEAGAQEQVEEDFVILEKVMKHLCLPFFLLKRTEWDKFPGAYYTVGVDTLLPDGRSLQLGSIHHYRENFSRPFGITYEDKEGNRQFVHQTTFGMSERLVGAVVAVHGDDKGLVLPPDISPFQVVIVPILAKGKVDEVAAECQKLRQELMAAGIRVKLDDSDERPGSKFHNWEIRGVPLRLEMGMRDIEGGKVSYARRDTGGKGTLDRADVVDHVREMLITISRELREKAVAASNNAVQELESLENIPEKVVRFGWCGTEECGRTFEERSGLKLLGTPYHKEEYLGKCLICGKPVDRPTYASRSM